A single Suricata suricatta isolate VVHF042 chromosome 2, meerkat_22Aug2017_6uvM2_HiC, whole genome shotgun sequence DNA region contains:
- the CASD1 gene encoding N-acetylneuraminate 9-O-acetyltransferase isoform X2 has protein sequence MLQHGNIPFEDKIASVKVDFLWHPEVNGSMKQCIKVWTEDSVAKPHVIVAGAATWSIKIHNGSNEALSQYKMNITSIAPLLEKLAKTSDVYWVLQDPVYEDLLSENRKMITNEKIDAYNEAAVSILNSSTRNSKSNVKMFSVSKLIAQETIMESLDGLHLPESSRETSAMILMNVYCNKILKPVDGSCCQPRPPLTLIQKLAACFFTLSIIGYLIFYIIHRNTHRKNKPCTDLESGEEKKNIINTPGSPLEILLQSFCKLGLIMAYFYMCDRANLFMKENKYYTHSTFFIPIIYILVLGVFYNENTKETKVLNREQTDEWKGWMQLVILIYHISGASTFLPVYMHIRVLVAAYLFQTGYGHFSYFWIKGDFGLQRVCQVLFRLNFLVVVLCIVMDRPYQFYYFVPLVTVWFMVIYVTLALWPQIIQKKANGNCFWHLGLLLKLGFLLLCICFLAYSQGAFEKIFSLWPLSKCFELKGNVYEWWFRWRLDRYVVFHGMLFAFIYLALQKRQVLSEGKGEPLFSNKISNFLLFISVVSFLTYSIWASSCKNKAECNELHPSVSVVQILAFILIRNIPGYARSVYSSFFAWFGKISLELFICQYHIWLAADTRGILVLIPGNPMLNIIVSTFIFVCVAHEISQITNDLAQIIIPKDNSSLLKRLACIAAFFCGLLILSSIQDKSRH, from the exons gatTCTGTTGCAAAACCCCATGTGATTGTAGCAGGAGCTGCCACA tggtCTATCAAGATTCACAATGGTAGCAACGAAGCGCTTTCccaatataaaatgaacattacCTCCATTGCACCACTCTTAGAAAAACTGGCAAAGACTAGCGATGTTTATTGGGTCTTACAAG ATCCTGTTTATGAAGATCTATTAagtgaaaataggaaaatgatcACTAATGAGAAGATAGATGCCTACAATGAAGCTGCAGTCAGTATTTTGAATAGTAGCACCAGAAATTCTAAATCAAATGTTAAGATGTTCAGTGTTTCCAAATTAATTGCTCAAGAAACCATCATGGAGTCTTTGGATGGCTTACATCTTCCTGAATCAAGCAGAGAAACT AGTGCAATGATTCTTATGAACGTGTATTGCAATAAGATTTTGAAGCCTGTAGATGGTTCCTGTTGTCAACCTCGGCCTCCTCTTACCCTCATACAGAAGCTAGCTGCTTGTTTTTTCACTTTATCTATTattggatatttaattttttatataattcatcGTAACACTCATCGGAAGAATAAGCCATGTACTGATTTGGAAAGCGgcgaggaaaagaaaaatattatcaataCCCCTGGGTCTCCATTAGAAATACTTTTACAGTCTTTCTGCAAACTTGGCCTGATAATGGCTTATTTCTATATGTGTGACCGTGCAAATCTGTttatgaaggaaaacaaatattatacACATTCAACTTTCTTTATTCCAATTATCTAcatcttggttttgggagtattttacaatgaaaatactAAGGAG ACTAAAGTgttaaatagagaacaaacagatgaatGGAAAGGCTGGATGCAGCTTGTGATTCTGATTTATCATATCTCTGGAGCAAGTACA TTTTTGCCGGTGTACATGCACATCCGGGTGCTGGTTGCCGCCTACCTGTTCCAGACAGGGTATGGGCACTTCTCGTACTTCTGGATCAAAGGTGACTTCGGGCTTCAGAGAGTCTGTCAG GTCTTATTTCGACTCAATTTCCTGGTAGTGGTGTTATGTATAGTCATGGATCGGCCTTATCAGTTCTATTACTTTGTCCCCTTGGTCACTGTATGGTTCATGGTCATATATGTTACTTTAGCACTGTGGccacaaataatccaaaaaaaagcaaatg GAAATTGTTTCTGGCATCTTGGCTTACTGTTGAAACTAGGCTTCTTGCtgttatgtatatgttttttggCCTATTCTCAG GGTGCATTTGAGAAGATCTTTTCTCTTTGGCCATTGTCCAAGTGTTTTGAACTGAAAGGGAATGTATATGAATGGTGGTTCAGATGGAGGTTAGACCGTTAT gTAGTCTTTCATGGGATgctatttgctttcatttatctGGCTTTACAGAAGCGTCAAGTGCTTTCTGAAGGAAAGGGTGAACCTCTCTtttcaaacaaaatttcaaattttttattgtttatttcagtAGTTTCTTTCTTG ACCTATTCCATCTGGGCTAGCAGTTGTAAAAACAAAGCAGAGTGCAATGAACTACACCCATCTGTATCTGTGGTACAG ATTTTAGCCTTCATCCTAATAAGGAATATCCCTGGATATGCCCGTTCCgtttatagttcattttttgcttgGTTTGGAAAAATCTCATTAGAG CTGTTTATTTGCCAGTATCACATATGGCTGGCAGCGGACACGAGAGGCATCTTGGTTCTCATACCCGGAAACCctatgctcaacatcattgtCAGCACTTTCATATTTGTTTGTGTGGCACATGAAATTTCTCAGATCACTAATGATCTTGCACAGATTATTATTCCTAAAGATAACTCATCTCTTTTGAAAAGGTTGGCATGTATAGCTGCATTTTTTTGTGGACTCCTCATCTTATCGTCGATTCAAGATAAATCCAGACATTAG
- the CASD1 gene encoding N-acetylneuraminate 9-O-acetyltransferase isoform X3, with the protein MKQCIKVWTEDSVAKPHVIVAGAATWSIKIHNGSNEALSQYKMNITSIAPLLEKLAKTSDVYWVLQDPVYEDLLSENRKMITNEKIDAYNEAAVSILNSSTRNSKSNVKMFSVSKLIAQETIMESLDGLHLPESSRETSAMILMNVYCNKILKPVDGSCCQPRPPLTLIQKLAACFFTLSIIGYLIFYIIHRNTHRKNKPCTDLESGEEKKNIINTPGSPLEILLQSFCKLGLIMAYFYMCDRANLFMKENKYYTHSTFFIPIIYILVLGVFYNENTKETKVLNREQTDEWKGWMQLVILIYHISGASTFLPVYMHIRVLVAAYLFQTGYGHFSYFWIKGDFGLQRVCQVLFRLNFLVVVLCIVMDRPYQFYYFVPLVTVWFMVIYVTLALWPQIIQKKANGNCFWHLGLLLKLGFLLLCICFLAYSQGAFEKIFSLWPLSKCFELKGNVYEWWFRWRLDRYVVFHGMLFAFIYLALQKRQVLSEGKGEPLFSNKISNFLLFISVVSFLTYSIWASSCKNKAECNELHPSVSVVQILAFILIRNIPGYARSVYSSFFAWFGKISLELFICQYHIWLAADTRGILVLIPGNPMLNIIVSTFIFVCVAHEISQITNDLAQIIIPKDNSSLLKRLACIAAFFCGLLILSSIQDKSRH; encoded by the exons gatTCTGTTGCAAAACCCCATGTGATTGTAGCAGGAGCTGCCACA tggtCTATCAAGATTCACAATGGTAGCAACGAAGCGCTTTCccaatataaaatgaacattacCTCCATTGCACCACTCTTAGAAAAACTGGCAAAGACTAGCGATGTTTATTGGGTCTTACAAG ATCCTGTTTATGAAGATCTATTAagtgaaaataggaaaatgatcACTAATGAGAAGATAGATGCCTACAATGAAGCTGCAGTCAGTATTTTGAATAGTAGCACCAGAAATTCTAAATCAAATGTTAAGATGTTCAGTGTTTCCAAATTAATTGCTCAAGAAACCATCATGGAGTCTTTGGATGGCTTACATCTTCCTGAATCAAGCAGAGAAACT AGTGCAATGATTCTTATGAACGTGTATTGCAATAAGATTTTGAAGCCTGTAGATGGTTCCTGTTGTCAACCTCGGCCTCCTCTTACCCTCATACAGAAGCTAGCTGCTTGTTTTTTCACTTTATCTATTattggatatttaattttttatataattcatcGTAACACTCATCGGAAGAATAAGCCATGTACTGATTTGGAAAGCGgcgaggaaaagaaaaatattatcaataCCCCTGGGTCTCCATTAGAAATACTTTTACAGTCTTTCTGCAAACTTGGCCTGATAATGGCTTATTTCTATATGTGTGACCGTGCAAATCTGTttatgaaggaaaacaaatattatacACATTCAACTTTCTTTATTCCAATTATCTAcatcttggttttgggagtattttacaatgaaaatactAAGGAG ACTAAAGTgttaaatagagaacaaacagatgaatGGAAAGGCTGGATGCAGCTTGTGATTCTGATTTATCATATCTCTGGAGCAAGTACA TTTTTGCCGGTGTACATGCACATCCGGGTGCTGGTTGCCGCCTACCTGTTCCAGACAGGGTATGGGCACTTCTCGTACTTCTGGATCAAAGGTGACTTCGGGCTTCAGAGAGTCTGTCAG GTCTTATTTCGACTCAATTTCCTGGTAGTGGTGTTATGTATAGTCATGGATCGGCCTTATCAGTTCTATTACTTTGTCCCCTTGGTCACTGTATGGTTCATGGTCATATATGTTACTTTAGCACTGTGGccacaaataatccaaaaaaaagcaaatg GAAATTGTTTCTGGCATCTTGGCTTACTGTTGAAACTAGGCTTCTTGCtgttatgtatatgttttttggCCTATTCTCAG GGTGCATTTGAGAAGATCTTTTCTCTTTGGCCATTGTCCAAGTGTTTTGAACTGAAAGGGAATGTATATGAATGGTGGTTCAGATGGAGGTTAGACCGTTAT gTAGTCTTTCATGGGATgctatttgctttcatttatctGGCTTTACAGAAGCGTCAAGTGCTTTCTGAAGGAAAGGGTGAACCTCTCTtttcaaacaaaatttcaaattttttattgtttatttcagtAGTTTCTTTCTTG ACCTATTCCATCTGGGCTAGCAGTTGTAAAAACAAAGCAGAGTGCAATGAACTACACCCATCTGTATCTGTGGTACAG ATTTTAGCCTTCATCCTAATAAGGAATATCCCTGGATATGCCCGTTCCgtttatagttcattttttgcttgGTTTGGAAAAATCTCATTAGAG CTGTTTATTTGCCAGTATCACATATGGCTGGCAGCGGACACGAGAGGCATCTTGGTTCTCATACCCGGAAACCctatgctcaacatcattgtCAGCACTTTCATATTTGTTTGTGTGGCACATGAAATTTCTCAGATCACTAATGATCTTGCACAGATTATTATTCCTAAAGATAACTCATCTCTTTTGAAAAGGTTGGCATGTATAGCTGCATTTTTTTGTGGACTCCTCATCTTATCGTCGATTCAAGATAAATCCAGACATTAG